Proteins co-encoded in one Oreochromis aureus strain Israel breed Guangdong linkage group 3, ZZ_aureus, whole genome shotgun sequence genomic window:
- the LOC120438939 gene encoding programmed cell death 1 ligand 1-like, which translates to MDAVKISCWTLECVCLLLSVTADQKIITAESGQNITLPCRAPNENKTITVVEWSRTDLESEHVLLYRDEQFEPEEQHPSFKNRVDLQDRQMKDGDVSLILKNVTTADSGTYECRVFMGKKRRRKRAKLNTDPISVISLSVVVPPGQTRRSVGVMLSVSLLVAAVIGFLIYKQGSPTLSLNCLRGVPANS; encoded by the exons ATGGATGCTGTGAAAATATCCTGCTGGACTCTGGAGTGTGTCTGCCTCCTGCTGTCTGTAACTGCAG atcaGAAAATCATCACAGCCGAGTCTGGACAGAACATCACGCTGCCGTGTCGAGCTCCAAATGAGAACAAAACCATCACAGTAGTAGAGTGGAGCAGAACTGATCTGGAGTCAGAACATGTGCTTTTGTACCGAGATGAACAGTTTGAACCAGAAgagcagcatccatcttttaagaaccgggtggatctgcaggacagacagatgaaggatggagacgtgtctctgattctgaagaatgtgacgactgctgatagtggaacatacgagtgtcgaGTCTTCATGGGAAAAAAACGACGCAGGAAAAGAGCTAAGCTGAATACTGACCCCATCAGTGTCATCAGCCTGAGTGttgttgttcctccag gtcagacaagAAGATCTGTTGGAGTGATGCTCAGTGTGTCActtcttgttgctgctgtcaTTGGTTTTCTGATCTACAAACAAGGATCACCAACCTTGTCCTTGAACTGTCTCAGAGGTGTTCCAGCTAATTCGTGa